A region from the Algoriphagus machipongonensis genome encodes:
- a CDS encoding alkaline phosphatase family protein, with product MKKSLFLIVILVIGCHFLSFSQEKKEPVVILISLDGFRYDYVERFQPENISRFISSGTSAKSLIPSFPTKTFPNHYTIATGMRPEHHGIVDNSFYNPEKDQEYRINKREVITDGSWYGGTPLWVLAEKNGMKSASYFFVGSEADVQKTRPSYYFDYDGRVKNLTRISQVFEWLQMPDSLKPRMITMYFSDMDDVGHMYGAENDKKLSERLDRLDKELGSLFEGVKSLGQDVNIIIVSDHGMANVTKDTYIPLDKITEGVSGRVVNSGALAHIYLDDPNEKMKAIKLMKKKEAGFVVFDSSDENYYKDVSVYGDRIGDIILLADLGNYFMENEEYREVISRRMRIDETTVRGTHGFSQKYPEMHGIFYANGPQIKEGLKIGSFENIHIYPLICEILGLPLPEDIDGNLEVLQPILKK from the coding sequence ATGAAAAAATCACTCTTTCTCATTGTTATTTTGGTTATTGGCTGCCATTTTTTATCCTTTTCACAGGAAAAAAAGGAACCAGTGGTCATTTTGATATCTCTGGATGGATTTAGATACGATTATGTCGAGAGGTTCCAGCCAGAAAATATTAGCCGATTTATTTCCTCCGGGACCTCAGCAAAGTCTTTGATTCCTTCTTTCCCCACGAAGACTTTTCCTAACCATTATACGATTGCTACTGGAATGAGACCTGAGCATCATGGTATTGTGGATAATTCCTTTTATAATCCTGAAAAAGATCAAGAATATCGAATCAATAAAAGGGAAGTAATAACAGATGGGAGTTGGTATGGAGGCACGCCGCTTTGGGTTCTTGCAGAAAAAAATGGGATGAAATCGGCCAGTTATTTTTTCGTTGGTTCGGAAGCGGATGTGCAAAAAACTCGACCAAGCTATTATTTTGATTATGATGGTAGAGTCAAAAATCTGACAAGAATAAGTCAGGTTTTCGAATGGCTACAGATGCCGGACTCCTTAAAACCTAGAATGATTACCATGTATTTCTCTGACATGGATGATGTGGGGCATATGTATGGGGCAGAAAACGATAAGAAGCTTTCTGAAAGATTGGATCGCTTGGACAAAGAGCTAGGGTCCTTATTTGAAGGAGTAAAAAGCCTCGGCCAAGATGTGAATATCATCATCGTTTCTGACCATGGGATGGCAAACGTTACTAAAGACACATACATTCCTTTGGATAAAATCACAGAAGGGGTTTCTGGACGAGTAGTAAATAGCGGGGCTTTAGCGCATATATATCTCGATGATCCAAATGAAAAAATGAAAGCGATTAAGTTGATGAAAAAGAAAGAGGCGGGTTTTGTGGTTTTTGATTCCTCAGATGAGAATTATTACAAGGATGTAAGTGTTTATGGAGATCGAATTGGTGACATTATTCTATTAGCTGATCTCGGTAATTATTTTATGGAAAATGAAGAATACCGTGAGGTGATTTCCAGAAGGATGCGTATAGATGAAACGACAGTTAGAGGAACACATGGATTCAGTCAAAAATATCCTGAAATGCATGGAATTTTCTATGCAAATGGGCCACAGATTAAAGAGGGTTTGAAAATCGGTTCATTTGAAAATATTCATATTTACCCATTAATATGTGAGATCTTAGGATTGCCACTGCCAGAGGATATCGACGGGAATCTTGAGGTACTTCAGCCTATATTGAAAAAATAA
- a CDS encoding porin family protein: MNKTFVVCLVIFLAGIFQLSASYAQTKVGANLLAEFSNDVNGLAAGFGLVIDHKLTPKSGIESGLYYRTYQTGGYVNVIFENGGNAIYFFDINEQYISLPILYKYHTKIVNLAIGPTLEYYVGWNQINGEPEVTVDDHSISPRFGLGMMLKVSRSIPLSSQLSLEPELRFNPILSSGKTFGGLGVALKYELK; this comes from the coding sequence ATGAATAAAACTTTCGTTGTCTGCCTTGTGATCTTTTTAGCAGGGATTTTTCAATTGTCCGCCTCGTATGCTCAGACAAAAGTAGGAGCAAACTTGCTAGCAGAATTTTCAAATGACGTCAATGGGCTAGCTGCTGGTTTTGGTTTGGTGATAGACCATAAATTGACCCCCAAAAGCGGAATTGAGTCTGGACTTTATTACAGAACCTATCAGACAGGCGGCTATGTGAATGTTATTTTCGAAAATGGGGGGAATGCTATTTACTTTTTCGATATCAATGAGCAGTACATCTCTTTACCCATATTGTATAAATATCACACTAAGATTGTCAACCTTGCTATAGGCCCTACATTGGAATATTATGTGGGTTGGAATCAAATTAATGGAGAGCCTGAAGTCACTGTTGACGATCATTCGATCAGTCCCAGGTTTGGTTTAGGGATGATGCTAAAAGTAAGCCGAAGCATCCCTCTTTCAAGTCAACTCAGCTTAGAACCTGAATTGAGATTTAACCCGATTTTATCTTCGGGAAAAACCTTTGGAGGACTTGGTGTTGCTTTAAAGTATGAGCTGAAATAG
- a CDS encoding group III truncated hemoglobin: MDRVDIRSRKEVDFLVRRFYDQIRKHETLGPIFNGVVEDWDHHFEHLSDFWEMILLQTGPGAGKFNPTKVHQEVDTAVNNTIAQEHFGNWLELWFGTIDRYFEGEVASFAKEHARRMAHMLFMRIWEGRQKH; the protein is encoded by the coding sequence ATGGATAGAGTTGATATCAGAAGTAGGAAAGAAGTAGATTTTTTGGTTCGTAGATTTTATGACCAAATAAGGAAGCATGAAACCCTTGGACCAATATTCAATGGAGTTGTTGAAGACTGGGATCATCACTTTGAACATCTTTCGGATTTCTGGGAAATGATCTTGCTTCAAACAGGGCCGGGAGCAGGAAAATTCAACCCAACCAAAGTGCACCAGGAAGTAGATACAGCAGTAAATAATACCATAGCTCAGGAGCATTTTGGAAACTGGCTGGAATTATGGTTTGGTACCATAGATCGATATTTTGAAGGGGAAGTAGCCAGCTTTGCGAAGGAACATGCGCGCAGAATGGCGCATATGTTGTTTATGAGAATCTGGGAAGGCAGGCAAAAACACTGA
- a CDS encoding OmpA family protein, which translates to MKTTNKILYTLMIASVSMGAVSCKSSNAVKGGAIGGAAGGILGGVIAGKDNTATGVLIGSAIGGSAGAIIGNEMDKAAEELQRDLEGATVERVGEGIKITFDSGLMFDVDKATLNSNSRDNLMELSETLKKYDETNILVEGHTDATGSDDYNLDLSRKRAYSVEDYLTNLGIQKSRLEITAYGENQPIATNETEAGRQQNRRVEVAIYANKKMQRMAERGELGQD; encoded by the coding sequence ATGAAAACGACCAACAAAATTCTTTATACCCTAATGATTGCTTCCGTAAGTATGGGAGCCGTAAGTTGTAAGTCAAGTAATGCTGTCAAAGGCGGCGCTATTGGTGGTGCAGCTGGTGGTATCTTAGGCGGTGTTATCGCCGGTAAAGATAATACGGCAACAGGTGTCCTAATCGGATCAGCTATCGGTGGTTCTGCAGGTGCAATAATCGGTAACGAAATGGATAAAGCAGCAGAAGAACTTCAAAGAGATTTAGAAGGCGCAACAGTGGAACGTGTTGGAGAAGGAATTAAAATCACCTTCGATTCAGGGCTGATGTTTGACGTCGATAAGGCAACATTAAATTCTAACTCCAGGGATAATTTAATGGAGCTTTCCGAAACGTTAAAGAAATATGATGAGACCAACATCCTTGTTGAAGGCCATACAGACGCAACAGGATCAGACGATTACAACTTAGATTTATCCAGAAAAAGAGCCTATTCGGTTGAAGATTATTTGACAAACTTGGGAATTCAAAAATCAAGATTGGAAATCACTGCATATGGGGAAAATCAACCTATTGCTACCAATGAAACCGAAGCTGGAAGACAACAAAACAGACGAGTAGAAGTAGCTATTTATGCCAATAAAAAAATGCAAAGAATGGCTGAACGAGGCGAGTTAGGTCAGGATTAA
- a CDS encoding 3-keto-disaccharide hydrolase codes for MVDSVKSIVGVLVVITLLFAFIGKQSGTEQLKKEPSSGGETIKLFDGESLEGWHMDVPDLEADSSLRIPFIIRDGLLVSLGTPEGHLITDQVYENFTLELDYRFAGKPGNCGILVHASEPRALYDMFPKSIEVQLMHSNAGDFWCIQQDIKVDDMESRRGPKENWGVSEGKERRVRNLTDDSENPLGEWNHIKITCLKDRITVWLNGDLVNDGYGATAQKGQIALQAEGAEVEFKNVFLEKMN; via the coding sequence ATGGTTGATTCAGTAAAATCGATTGTTGGAGTATTAGTAGTAATCACACTTTTATTTGCCTTTATAGGAAAACAATCTGGCACCGAGCAATTAAAAAAAGAGCCTTCCTCAGGTGGCGAAACCATCAAACTATTTGATGGAGAAAGTTTAGAAGGGTGGCATATGGATGTTCCCGATCTGGAGGCTGATAGTAGTTTGCGAATTCCCTTTATCATAAGAGATGGACTTTTGGTAAGTTTAGGGACTCCTGAAGGCCACTTGATCACAGATCAAGTTTATGAAAATTTTACGTTAGAACTTGATTACCGCTTCGCAGGAAAACCGGGGAACTGCGGAATATTGGTACATGCTTCTGAGCCAAGAGCTTTATATGATATGTTCCCCAAGTCTATTGAAGTTCAATTAATGCATAGTAATGCAGGAGATTTTTGGTGTATTCAGCAAGATATCAAAGTGGATGATATGGAGAGCAGGAGAGGTCCTAAGGAAAACTGGGGTGTTTCTGAAGGTAAGGAAAGAAGAGTAAGAAATCTTACGGATGATTCTGAGAATCCATTGGGAGAATGGAATCACATTAAAATCACTTGCTTGAAAGATCGAATTACCGTTTGGTTAAATGGGGATTTAGTAAATGATGGATATGGAGCAACTGCTCAAAAAGGACAGATTGCTTTACAGGCAGAAGGTGCAGAAGTGGAGTTTAAGAATGTTTTTTTAGAGAAAATGAATTAA
- the parS gene encoding type II RES/Xre toxin-antitoxin system antitoxin: MAKKSSKVKEPAVAYEKTSNLSVSDILHIDDHPLDEPFDRLEVFRNGLPRKSFDSLKELSGMDYNTLATALGVSSKTLQRKEVFDTIQSEKIYQLASLYALGINYFGKEGFKRWMDRPLFTLGNRKPLELIDVSEGIDLLKSEIMKLQYGIVI; the protein is encoded by the coding sequence ATGGCAAAAAAATCTTCCAAAGTCAAAGAGCCGGCAGTTGCCTATGAAAAGACTTCAAATCTTTCTGTATCTGATATTCTACATATTGATGATCATCCTTTGGACGAGCCTTTCGATAGATTGGAAGTATTCCGTAATGGTTTGCCTAGAAAGTCTTTCGACAGTCTGAAGGAGCTATCGGGTATGGATTACAATACACTAGCCACAGCTTTGGGAGTTTCATCCAAAACCTTGCAGCGAAAGGAAGTTTTTGATACAATTCAATCCGAAAAAATCTATCAACTCGCATCATTATATGCTTTAGGCATCAATTACTTTGGCAAAGAAGGCTTTAAAAGATGGATGGATCGACCACTTTTTACTTTAGGGAATAGAAAGCCCCTTGAACTGATTGACGTTTCAGAAGGAATAGACCTTCTCAAATCAGAAATCATGAAACTTCAATACGGTATTGTTATTTGA
- a CDS encoding RES family NAD+ phosphorylase produces MIVYRIALTKYNDLSGEGAKRYGGRWNKVGVPAIYAGSSISSCLLERLTIDPELFSSERYILYSVMEIQIPNKLIFYPEKTELPKNWNSLPPTKDSQEYGSNLLHSGLLCFAVPSVVDPSSMNFVINPLSENFNLLAFKTYSLQLDQRIVI; encoded by the coding sequence ATGATTGTCTATCGAATTGCTTTGACAAAGTACAACGATCTCAGTGGTGAAGGAGCCAAACGCTATGGAGGACGTTGGAATAAAGTTGGGGTTCCCGCCATTTATGCTGGATCTAGTATCTCATCCTGCCTCTTAGAAAGATTGACAATAGATCCTGAGTTGTTCTCATCTGAGAGATATATTCTCTACTCGGTCATGGAAATTCAGATTCCGAACAAGCTCATTTTCTACCCTGAAAAAACGGAATTACCAAAAAACTGGAACAGCCTCCCTCCGACAAAAGACTCTCAGGAATATGGTTCTAACTTACTTCATTCAGGCCTTCTCTGTTTTGCAGTTCCTTCCGTAGTGGATCCAAGTTCAATGAATTTTGTGATCAACCCACTTTCAGAAAATTTCAACCTCCTCGCATTCAAAACATATTCATTACAACTCGACCAGCGGATAGTCATATGA
- a CDS encoding REP-associated tyrosine transposase produces MSRKYKIRDQDKLYFVTFTVIEWIDLFTRREYRDIFLDSLRYCQKFKGLDLCAYCIMSSHIHMILGRNGELTLQGLMRDIKKFTSVKILEAIKTSHTESRKDILLWHFGKAGRANSNNTHFQVWQQHSHPIELNTNEKVSRCLHYIHQNPVKAGIVLSQEDYLYSSAVNYAGLPEKLIDVLLIE; encoded by the coding sequence ATGAGTAGAAAATATAAAATTAGAGATCAGGATAAACTTTATTTTGTAACCTTCACTGTTATAGAGTGGATAGATTTATTTACCCGTAGGGAGTATAGAGATATCTTTTTGGATTCACTTAGGTATTGTCAGAAATTTAAAGGCCTTGATTTATGTGCCTATTGTATCATGTCAAGTCATATCCATATGATCCTTGGCCGGAATGGGGAGTTAACTTTACAAGGGTTAATGAGAGATATCAAAAAATTTACTTCTGTTAAGATTTTAGAAGCGATAAAGACTAGTCATACAGAAAGTAGAAAAGATATTTTGCTTTGGCATTTTGGCAAGGCAGGGAGAGCAAACTCAAATAACACTCACTTTCAAGTCTGGCAGCAGCATAGTCATCCAATTGAGCTGAATACAAATGAAAAAGTAAGTCGGTGCCTTCATTATATTCATCAAAATCCCGTAAAAGCAGGTATCGTTCTTTCTCAAGAGGACTATTTGTATAGCAGTGCCGTCAATTATGCCGGATTGCCAGAGAAATTGATTGATGTGTTATTGATTGAGTAA
- a CDS encoding formate/nitrite transporter family protein — MNMTDEEKKLAAEEKKLAAEEKKKQKVIDKEIQGTKKTGKDAPKSHGEILRDQLSDALETYNKSTSSILLSSVTAGLEIGFSYLMICSVFFFLEGKMGEDSIFKMISLVYPLGFILVVMGQSILFTEQTALLTLPVLNKKQTSGAMLRLWGLVVIGNLIGGYAIALLLNWLGPRLGIFNNEVMVTIAKHVIAAKLPVILVSAIVAGWLMGLLSWLLASVRDTISRIVIIFLITSVLAFAGLHHSIIGSIEVFSGMLRSPDISLWDYLTFQGSALLGNAFGGAIFVALLKYRAFVFNIFGK; from the coding sequence ATGAATATGACGGATGAAGAAAAGAAACTAGCTGCTGAAGAAAAGAAATTGGCCGCAGAAGAAAAGAAAAAGCAGAAAGTAATAGATAAAGAGATTCAAGGGACCAAAAAGACTGGTAAAGATGCACCTAAGTCTCATGGAGAGATTTTAAGGGATCAGCTTTCGGATGCTTTAGAAACTTATAATAAGAGCACGAGCAGTATTTTATTGAGCTCTGTGACTGCCGGTTTGGAGATTGGCTTTAGTTACTTGATGATATGTTCGGTTTTCTTTTTTCTCGAGGGGAAAATGGGAGAAGATTCGATATTCAAAATGATTTCCTTGGTATACCCATTGGGATTTATTTTGGTCGTAATGGGGCAAAGTATTCTTTTTACTGAGCAGACTGCATTGCTGACCTTACCTGTTCTCAATAAAAAACAGACCTCTGGGGCCATGTTAAGGTTATGGGGGTTGGTGGTAATTGGAAACTTAATTGGTGGTTATGCCATCGCATTGTTGTTAAACTGGCTAGGGCCAAGACTCGGCATTTTCAATAATGAGGTGATGGTGACGATTGCCAAACACGTGATCGCTGCGAAGTTGCCTGTGATTTTGGTAAGTGCTATCGTGGCAGGTTGGTTAATGGGCTTGCTTTCTTGGTTATTGGCTTCTGTGAGAGACACAATTAGTAGGATAGTCATTATCTTTTTGATAACCTCTGTCTTGGCTTTCGCAGGCTTACACCATAGTATTATCGGTAGTATAGAAGTGTTTTCAGGGATGTTGAGATCTCCGGATATCAGCCTTTGGGATTACCTGACATTTCAAGGTTCGGCCTTGCTAGGTAATGCATTTGGAGGAGCTATTTTCGTGGCTCTGCTAAAGTATAGAGCATTTGTTTTTAATATTTTTGGTAAATAA
- a CDS encoding pentapeptide repeat-containing protein — protein MSYFSDQNYQNLNPNNFIPAEYESCDFTQCDFSGLDLRGFSFENCSFHNCDLSNTKVPGVSFRGVRFDNCKMLGIHFQACNPFLIEFTFKNCQLDYCGFYNLQLKKTVFSSCRMLEADFTMANLTSSSFVGSDLSGAVFEQSVLEKVDFRDAQNYRIDPELNRIKGARFDLDGLPGLLGKYGIKIG, from the coding sequence ATGTCTTATTTCTCAGACCAAAATTATCAAAATCTTAATCCAAATAATTTCATTCCTGCAGAGTATGAAAGTTGTGATTTTACCCAATGTGACTTTTCAGGGCTAGATCTCCGTGGTTTCAGCTTTGAAAACTGCAGCTTCCATAATTGTGATCTCAGTAACACCAAGGTTCCGGGAGTTTCTTTTCGAGGGGTAAGATTTGACAACTGCAAAATGCTGGGAATTCATTTTCAGGCCTGCAATCCATTTTTAATTGAATTCACTTTCAAAAACTGCCAATTGGACTATTGTGGTTTTTACAATCTCCAGTTAAAAAAGACCGTATTTTCTTCTTGTCGAATGCTGGAAGCTGACTTTACAATGGCTAACCTCACCTCCAGTAGCTTTGTGGGTTCTGATCTTAGCGGAGCTGTTTTTGAGCAATCAGTATTGGAAAAGGTGGATTTTCGTGATGCACAAAACTATCGCATTGACCCCGAGCTCAACCGTATCAAAGGAGCCAGATTCGATCTGGATGGGCTTCCGGGATTGCTTGGGAAGTATGGGATCAAGATTGGTTGA
- a CDS encoding DNA polymerase III subunit alpha, with product MFVNCHSHFSFKYGTLSVDALIEEAKSKRLDAFALTDINCTAGVFPFIRAAQRVGIHPVIGIDFRNGNQQQYIGLARNQEGFFELNSHLSDHLVHKKPFGKRAPDFDHCFIIYPLPDRPFTLRENEYIGVHPTQLNHLISSPWFRFKERLVMLQPVTFTSKIDFNAHRLLRSIDLNTLLSKLPTEEQGDPADRFYSYADAVARCENHSYLLANAQKLLEHCQFSFYFQAVKNKRDVLGSDWEDYDFLRQETFKGALNRYPDLTATISQRIEKELELIQQKAFTSYFLINYDIVTFAQQRNFYHVGRGSGANSIVAYCLGITDVDPIELDLYFERFINLYRENPPDFDIDFSWKDRDEVTDYIFRKYNQGKQEHVSLLAAYSTFQYNSVFRELGKVFGLPKSDIESLIHFADKPNFEPDQFGKLIIKYSQVLHDMPSHLTVHACGILISHKPIHYYTATEMPPKGFPLSHIDMHVAEDIGLHKFDILSQRGLGHIKSAIEIIYQNQGVKVDIRKVEQFKKDQRIKEHLRDGHTIGAFYVESPAMRMLLAKMKADEYLELVAASSIIRPGVARSGMMREYILRHVDEERRKIAHPVLADIMPETYGIMVYQEDVIKVAHYFAGLSLGEADVLRRGMSGKSRSKDEFQRVKDRFFNNCREKGHDDKIAGEVWHQIESFAGYSFAKGHSASFAVESYQSLYLKAYFPLEFMVGVINNFGGFYHTEFYIHELRMNGADIQAPHINESEYLTRITGITVYLGFIHLKYLEKASVEKILTERRKNGHFIGLADFCGRVEISLEQLLILIRINCFRFTGKTKQELLWEAHFILNKRKAIPGPTDLFKQNTGFNFRQPAVPQLEEIDIRQEIVDQIDILEFPLDSPFHLIKDQSICGIKAAELKSYLGKTVQIVGYLVTVKYTRTVKGNVMNFGTFIDREGHWIDTVHFPPVVKKYPFKGRAIYLIEGKVTAEFDFYSIEASKCERLEYWNAGE from the coding sequence ATGTTTGTTAACTGTCATTCTCACTTCAGCTTTAAATACGGAACTCTTTCTGTGGATGCACTGATAGAGGAAGCCAAGAGCAAGCGTCTCGATGCTTTCGCCTTGACAGACATCAATTGTACCGCAGGAGTATTCCCCTTTATCCGCGCTGCACAAAGAGTCGGTATCCATCCCGTCATCGGCATTGACTTCAGAAATGGAAATCAGCAGCAATACATCGGTCTGGCCCGAAATCAGGAAGGTTTCTTCGAACTCAACAGCCATCTTTCGGATCATTTGGTTCATAAAAAACCATTCGGAAAACGAGCCCCGGATTTTGACCACTGCTTTATTATTTACCCACTTCCTGATCGTCCCTTTACCCTCCGGGAAAATGAATACATCGGCGTTCACCCTACCCAGCTCAATCATCTAATCTCTTCCCCTTGGTTTCGATTCAAAGAGCGCCTGGTCATGCTCCAACCGGTGACTTTCACTTCCAAAATTGATTTCAATGCCCACCGTCTTTTGCGAAGCATAGACTTAAACACGCTACTGAGCAAACTCCCTACGGAAGAACAAGGAGATCCTGCAGACCGCTTCTACAGCTATGCAGATGCGGTGGCACGCTGCGAAAACCATAGCTACCTACTCGCCAATGCCCAGAAATTACTGGAACATTGCCAGTTTTCATTCTACTTCCAAGCCGTCAAAAACAAACGGGATGTCTTAGGTTCGGACTGGGAAGATTACGATTTCCTACGTCAGGAAACTTTCAAAGGAGCACTCAACCGTTATCCAGACCTAACAGCAACGATTTCACAGCGTATAGAAAAGGAACTGGAGCTCATCCAGCAAAAGGCTTTTACCTCCTACTTTCTGATCAATTACGACATCGTGACCTTTGCGCAGCAGCGCAACTTCTATCATGTGGGCCGTGGATCCGGTGCCAATAGCATCGTCGCCTATTGCCTGGGGATTACTGATGTGGACCCCATCGAACTGGACTTGTATTTCGAGCGATTTATCAATCTCTACCGGGAAAATCCGCCCGATTTTGACATTGACTTTTCATGGAAAGACCGGGATGAAGTCACTGATTATATTTTCAGAAAATACAACCAAGGCAAACAGGAACATGTCTCGCTTTTGGCGGCTTATAGCACCTTCCAGTACAACTCTGTCTTCCGTGAACTTGGGAAGGTTTTTGGCCTACCCAAAAGCGATATTGAGTCTCTGATCCATTTTGCGGATAAGCCTAATTTCGAACCAGATCAGTTTGGCAAGCTCATCATCAAATACAGTCAGGTACTGCATGACATGCCCTCCCATTTGACAGTTCATGCCTGTGGAATCCTGATTTCACACAAACCCATTCATTACTACACCGCCACGGAAATGCCTCCCAAAGGCTTCCCGCTTTCACACATCGACATGCATGTGGCCGAGGATATCGGACTGCATAAGTTTGACATTTTGAGCCAGCGTGGCTTGGGACATATCAAAAGTGCGATCGAAATCATCTACCAAAACCAAGGGGTAAAAGTAGACATCCGTAAAGTGGAGCAGTTTAAAAAAGACCAAAGAATCAAAGAACATCTCCGGGATGGGCATACCATCGGCGCCTTTTATGTGGAATCTCCTGCTATGCGCATGCTACTGGCAAAGATGAAAGCCGATGAATACCTGGAACTCGTCGCTGCCAGCTCCATCATCCGTCCGGGAGTGGCGAGATCAGGAATGATGCGTGAATACATTTTGCGACATGTGGATGAGGAGCGACGCAAAATCGCCCATCCCGTTCTCGCCGATATCATGCCCGAGACCTATGGGATCATGGTCTATCAGGAAGATGTGATCAAAGTAGCGCATTACTTCGCCGGTTTGAGTCTGGGAGAAGCCGATGTGCTACGAAGAGGCATGAGTGGAAAATCCCGCTCCAAGGATGAATTCCAACGGGTGAAAGACCGCTTCTTCAACAATTGCCGGGAAAAAGGACATGACGATAAAATTGCCGGGGAAGTCTGGCATCAGATCGAAAGCTTTGCCGGATATTCCTTTGCGAAGGGACATTCCGCTTCCTTTGCTGTGGAGAGTTACCAAAGTCTCTATCTCAAAGCCTATTTCCCACTGGAATTTATGGTGGGAGTGATCAACAACTTTGGAGGCTTTTATCATACCGAGTTTTATATCCACGAACTCCGAATGAACGGTGCCGACATCCAAGCTCCGCATATCAATGAAAGTGAGTATCTCACCCGGATCACCGGAATAACAGTGTACCTCGGATTTATACATCTTAAATATCTAGAGAAAGCTTCCGTAGAAAAAATCCTCACCGAGCGCAGAAAAAACGGTCACTTTATCGGACTGGCTGATTTCTGCGGACGGGTAGAAATCAGCCTCGAGCAACTCTTGATTTTAATTCGGATCAATTGCTTCCGATTCACCGGCAAAACCAAGCAGGAACTGCTTTGGGAAGCGCATTTCATTCTCAACAAGCGGAAAGCAATCCCCGGACCGACAGATCTTTTCAAGCAAAATACCGGATTCAATTTTCGCCAGCCTGCAGTACCCCAACTAGAAGAAATCGACATCCGTCAGGAAATCGTGGATCAGATCGATATTCTGGAATTTCCGTTGGACTCCCCTTTTCACCTGATCAAAGATCAAAGCATTTGTGGGATCAAAGCCGCCGAACTCAAGAGCTACCTTGGCAAAACCGTGCAGATTGTCGGCTATTTAGTGACCGTCAAATACACACGGACAGTCAAAGGAAATGTAATGAATTTCGGTACTTTCATCGATCGGGAAGGTCACTGGATCGATACGGTTCACTTCCCTCCCGTGGTCAAAAAATATCCTTTCAAAGGCCGAGCAATCTACCTGATCGAGGGCAAAGTCACCGCCGAATTTGACTTCTACAGCATCGAAGCTAGCAAATGTGAAAGACTGGAGTATTGGAATGCAGGAGAATAG
- a CDS encoding creatininase family protein has product MKNFLLLPLLLLTALPLFSQQLSTREMDRINWMEFAEFVPEKINTVLLPTGTLEPHGVVNNGADNTAPFAMAKDIADELNAMIAPTLNYGITGSMAAYPGAFQISEEAYAPFIRDILKGLAKNKFKNIIILNGHGGGQTAVLQKVAGEIANELGVRTLVINWWSYASDVTMEVFKEDGGHAGLNETAYIQAIDPSLVHKEKYDADMATAYPKNGTYSAVPFPSSIGLYQEGQGYPNFDEAQAKEYFQKVNAKVAALIKETIRKWDKAGL; this is encoded by the coding sequence ATGAAAAACTTTTTACTCCTTCCACTTTTACTTTTGACGGCTTTACCTCTTTTTTCCCAACAGTTGAGTACCCGTGAAATGGACCGAATCAATTGGATGGAATTTGCGGAATTTGTCCCTGAAAAAATCAATACTGTACTCCTCCCTACAGGCACTTTGGAACCTCACGGTGTAGTGAATAACGGAGCCGATAATACCGCACCTTTCGCTATGGCAAAGGATATTGCTGATGAACTTAACGCGATGATTGCTCCTACCCTAAATTATGGGATCACAGGTAGCATGGCCGCTTATCCTGGAGCATTTCAAATTTCCGAGGAAGCTTATGCCCCCTTTATCCGTGACATTCTAAAAGGCCTTGCCAAAAACAAATTCAAGAACATCATTATCCTTAATGGCCATGGTGGTGGCCAAACAGCAGTTCTGCAAAAAGTGGCAGGTGAAATTGCTAATGAGTTGGGAGTACGAACCCTCGTTATCAACTGGTGGTCTTATGCTTCTGATGTGACCATGGAAGTCTTTAAAGAAGATGGAGGACATGCAGGACTTAATGAAACAGCCTACATTCAGGCAATTGACCCAAGCTTAGTGCATAAGGAAAAGTACGATGCTGACATGGCAACTGCCTATCCAAAAAATGGAACTTACTCTGCGGTCCCTTTTCCTTCCAGCATAGGCTTATATCAAGAAGGTCAAGGATACCCCAACTTTGATGAAGCTCAAGCCAAAGAATACTTCCAGAAAGTAAATGCAAAAGTGGCTGCATTGATCAAAGAAACGATCCGAAAATGGGATAAGGCGGGGCTTTAA